A genome region from Nocardiopsis exhalans includes the following:
- a CDS encoding site-specific integrase, with protein sequence MEPVDTTDPAAPRAQLALPAPVRARLEHLDPSVLVDTRALQRVRERFDTEQAQTLGRFLTNAQSPATLRAYRADWTSFSAWCLSEERTSLPADAVDVAVYLAACAEQRTEDGARWALSPATLKRRAAAIAAVHGAHGLDSPTRAEVVRMTLRGIARTRKARPHRKAPVVLSTLERLLAVRPAEGHPGGVARRRDALLLLTGFAGALRRSELAGLSFDDLQLRIDPESGAPTLVVSLWATKTDQEGRANHRVALPRGRHRATCPVCALADWSQLVVVHRDGGAGAVREWLRSLPAPEAAPAHSCQSLGRLELSDGTERPLLPGVDRHGRLAERPMSAKAVGDLVKRYAQRAGLDPKDFGGHSLRAGFATQAALGGATDREIMRQGRWTNAQTVHDYIRTANPLEDNAVTRLGL encoded by the coding sequence ATGGAACCCGTGGACACCACCGACCCCGCCGCGCCCCGGGCCCAGCTCGCCCTGCCCGCACCCGTACGCGCCCGCCTGGAGCACCTGGATCCCAGCGTGCTTGTGGACACCCGCGCCCTGCAAAGGGTCCGCGAACGCTTCGACACCGAGCAGGCCCAGACCCTGGGCCGCTTCCTGACCAACGCCCAGTCACCGGCGACCCTGCGCGCCTACCGCGCCGACTGGACCTCCTTCAGCGCCTGGTGCCTGAGCGAGGAACGCACCTCCCTTCCAGCCGATGCGGTGGACGTGGCCGTCTACCTGGCCGCCTGCGCCGAACAGCGCACCGAGGACGGCGCCCGCTGGGCCCTGTCCCCGGCCACCCTCAAACGCCGGGCGGCGGCGATCGCCGCGGTCCACGGCGCCCACGGCCTGGACTCGCCCACCCGCGCCGAGGTGGTGCGCATGACCCTGCGCGGCATCGCGCGCACCCGCAAGGCACGCCCGCACCGCAAGGCCCCTGTGGTGCTCAGCACACTGGAGAGGCTGCTCGCGGTGCGCCCGGCCGAGGGGCATCCCGGGGGAGTGGCCCGCAGACGCGACGCCCTGCTGCTGCTGACCGGGTTCGCCGGGGCGCTGCGCCGCTCCGAACTGGCGGGGCTGAGCTTCGACGACCTTCAGCTGCGGATCGACCCCGAGTCCGGAGCACCTACCCTGGTGGTCTCACTGTGGGCCACCAAGACCGACCAGGAGGGGCGGGCCAACCACAGGGTGGCCCTGCCACGCGGTCGCCACCGCGCCACCTGCCCGGTATGCGCCCTGGCCGACTGGTCACAGCTGGTGGTGGTGCACCGCGACGGGGGAGCGGGAGCGGTGCGCGAGTGGTTGCGCAGCCTGCCCGCACCCGAGGCCGCACCCGCGCACTCCTGCCAAAGCCTGGGGCGCCTGGAACTGTCCGATGGAACCGAACGCCCCCTGCTACCGGGGGTGGACCGGCACGGGCGCCTGGCCGAGCGCCCCATGTCCGCCAAGGCCGTGGGGGACCTGGTCAAACGCTACGCGCAACGGGCCGGGCTGGACCCCAAGGACTTCGGCGGGCACTCGCTGCGCGCCGGTTTCGCCACCCAGGCCGCCCTGGGCGGGGCCACCGACCGCGAGATCATGCGCCAGGGCAGATGGACCAACGCCCAGACCGTCCACGACTACATCCGCACCGCCAACCCCCTGGAGGACAACGCGGTCACCCGACTGGGGCTGTGA
- a CDS encoding TM0106 family RecB-like putative nuclease, with amino-acid sequence MFRTTTGWVVSPTDLVDTLECDHRSALKSALAANLTGAPRPEKVDELVAHHGDLHEKAELERLTALFGDDLIRVEEPRPDDHSLARAAHQTAQAMNAGAPVIYQACFHHPLTEGVAFHGRADFLIRSDVDPATGAPRPEAATPFTYEPWDTKLARRPGPAAVVQLAAYAQAVAVLHGHTPEHMHLLTGDSRTHTLPTAEFTPILTTITDRLLTHLATEPALPTPTWGQPRPACEGCGYNTWCSQGRTAARHLSLVAGLRTDQAAKLTDAGLATIDALACAPDQARPATLPRRSFDQLRAQAALQVRQDTTRTPANPQGTVTAEVFSPDGLATLPAPSPGDVFFDMEGYPYHSRQGERGLEYLFGATTEDESGRETFHAFWAHDRAQEKKALEDFVDFATARIDADENAHIYHYASYEVDRLKHLSSEFNTREEQVDRLLRENRLIDLFTVVKKSLRVSQRSYSIKYLEPLYLDTSRQGDVTTAASSIDAYAAYLAAREADDIRAAAQVLADIADYNRDDCHSTARLRDWLEDRRTEQGITDRPLIQFELSEEEAERAQKRAEKAARHAALTQPLLDQVPQDPAQRAPQDHPRAALAALVGYYQRENTPPWREHFQRQSAPLTDLETDSNCAVPWQVHVGEWEEPTGRRKNARREVAMRLDRAHPNPFTLGESVHLLHPGAPGQGATTRPAKVTKAEPDSLTLLETAAPEDISSRAPVAVLPGSPVDPKPKDGALETVAHTAVAELPTWPHHPGLDALRRIPPRLNPPGPLPEAVEGDLISAAISAVDRLDHSYLAVQGPPGAGKTYLAAQLITHLIKEGRSVGVCSTGHKAVENVMAAALRAAGQQGLNVAAAKRPRGGKKDPDAPWYQPSSQQVLANWRSKNTAQGHPVLIGGTAWGMSGADTIADPLDVMIIDEAGQFALADTLAVSASAHNLVLLGDPQQLPQVVQGVHSEGADASALQHLMGEAAIIDPALGYFLDQTRRMHPAVCAPVSALSYQGRLQAHPCTVHRTLSTLSPGVYTSPVHHSGRTTHSPEEVEQVVAAARRLVTEHLTTDPEQGPRPLTGQDILVVAPYNLQVRTLRQALAHAQQDTPALEGVRVGTVDKFQGQEAAAVICSMTTSNAAETSRGPSFVLDRNRLNVALSRAQLLALVVHSPDLLTTAPRTIDELRLLASFTGLVSSARPWPDH; translated from the coding sequence TTGTTCCGCACCACCACCGGCTGGGTCGTCTCGCCCACCGACCTCGTCGACACACTGGAGTGCGACCACCGCAGCGCCCTCAAGAGCGCCCTGGCCGCGAACCTGACCGGAGCACCCCGACCCGAGAAGGTCGACGAACTGGTCGCCCACCACGGCGACCTGCACGAAAAGGCCGAACTCGAACGCCTCACCGCCCTGTTCGGTGACGACCTGATCCGCGTCGAGGAACCCCGACCCGACGACCACTCCCTGGCCCGCGCCGCACACCAGACCGCCCAGGCCATGAACGCCGGCGCCCCCGTCATCTACCAGGCCTGCTTCCACCACCCCCTCACCGAAGGTGTGGCCTTCCACGGGCGCGCCGACTTCCTCATCCGCTCCGATGTGGACCCCGCCACCGGCGCCCCCCGCCCCGAGGCTGCCACCCCCTTCACCTACGAGCCCTGGGACACCAAACTCGCCCGCCGCCCCGGCCCCGCCGCGGTGGTCCAGCTGGCCGCCTACGCCCAGGCCGTGGCCGTCCTGCACGGGCACACCCCCGAACACATGCACCTGCTCACCGGTGACAGCCGCACCCACACCCTGCCCACCGCCGAGTTCACCCCCATCCTGACCACCATCACCGACCGCCTGCTGACCCACCTGGCGACCGAACCAGCACTGCCCACCCCCACCTGGGGCCAACCCCGCCCCGCCTGTGAGGGCTGCGGCTACAACACCTGGTGCTCCCAGGGACGCACCGCCGCCCGCCACCTGTCCCTGGTCGCAGGGCTGCGCACCGACCAGGCCGCCAAACTCACCGACGCCGGCCTGGCCACCATCGACGCCCTGGCCTGCGCCCCCGACCAGGCCCGACCCGCCACCCTGCCGCGCCGCTCCTTCGACCAGCTACGCGCCCAGGCCGCCCTGCAGGTACGCCAGGACACCACCCGCACCCCCGCCAACCCCCAGGGCACCGTCACCGCCGAGGTGTTTTCCCCCGACGGGCTGGCCACCCTGCCCGCCCCCAGCCCGGGCGATGTCTTCTTCGACATGGAGGGCTACCCCTACCACTCCCGCCAGGGCGAGCGCGGCCTGGAGTACCTGTTCGGCGCCACCACCGAGGACGAGAGCGGCCGCGAAACCTTCCACGCCTTCTGGGCCCACGACCGCGCCCAGGAGAAAAAGGCCCTGGAGGACTTCGTCGACTTCGCCACCGCACGCATCGACGCCGACGAGAACGCGCACATCTACCACTACGCCTCCTACGAGGTGGACCGGCTCAAGCACCTGAGCTCGGAGTTCAACACCCGAGAGGAACAGGTCGACCGGCTGCTGCGGGAGAACCGCCTCATCGACCTGTTCACCGTGGTCAAGAAGAGCCTGCGCGTGTCCCAGCGCTCCTACTCCATCAAGTACCTGGAACCCCTCTACCTGGACACCTCACGCCAGGGAGATGTGACCACCGCCGCCTCCAGCATCGACGCCTACGCCGCCTACCTGGCCGCCCGCGAGGCCGACGACATCCGGGCCGCCGCCCAGGTGCTGGCCGACATCGCCGACTACAACCGCGACGACTGCCACTCCACCGCACGCCTGCGCGACTGGTTGGAGGACAGGCGCACCGAGCAGGGCATCACCGACCGGCCCCTGATCCAGTTCGAACTCTCCGAGGAGGAGGCCGAGCGGGCCCAAAAGCGCGCCGAGAAGGCCGCCCGCCACGCCGCCCTGACCCAGCCCCTGCTGGACCAGGTCCCCCAAGACCCGGCCCAGCGCGCCCCCCAGGACCACCCCCGGGCCGCGCTGGCCGCCCTGGTCGGCTACTACCAGCGCGAGAACACCCCGCCCTGGCGCGAACACTTCCAACGCCAGAGCGCACCCCTGACCGACCTGGAGACCGACAGCAACTGCGCGGTGCCCTGGCAGGTCCACGTGGGCGAGTGGGAAGAGCCCACCGGCCGACGCAAGAACGCCCGCCGCGAGGTGGCCATGCGCCTGGACCGCGCCCACCCCAACCCCTTCACCCTGGGCGAGAGCGTGCACCTGCTCCACCCCGGCGCGCCGGGGCAGGGGGCCACCACCCGCCCCGCCAAGGTCACCAAGGCCGAACCCGACTCCCTGACCCTGCTGGAAACAGCCGCCCCCGAAGACATCTCCTCCCGCGCCCCCGTCGCGGTCCTGCCCGGCTCACCGGTGGACCCCAAACCCAAGGACGGCGCCCTGGAAACGGTCGCCCACACCGCCGTGGCCGAGCTGCCCACCTGGCCCCACCACCCGGGCCTTGACGCCCTACGCCGCATCCCGCCCCGCCTCAACCCGCCCGGCCCGCTCCCCGAAGCCGTCGAAGGCGACCTGATCAGCGCCGCCATCAGCGCCGTGGACCGCCTGGACCACTCCTACCTGGCCGTCCAAGGCCCGCCCGGAGCCGGAAAAACCTACCTGGCCGCCCAACTCATCACCCACCTGATCAAGGAAGGACGCAGCGTGGGCGTGTGCTCCACCGGCCACAAGGCCGTGGAGAACGTCATGGCCGCCGCCCTGCGCGCCGCCGGGCAGCAGGGCCTGAACGTGGCCGCCGCCAAACGCCCCCGCGGCGGCAAGAAGGACCCCGACGCCCCCTGGTACCAGCCCTCCAGCCAACAGGTCCTCGCCAACTGGCGCAGCAAGAACACCGCCCAGGGCCACCCCGTACTGATCGGCGGCACCGCCTGGGGCATGTCCGGCGCCGACACCATCGCCGACCCCCTGGACGTGATGATCATCGACGAGGCCGGACAGTTCGCCCTGGCCGACACCCTGGCCGTGTCCGCCTCAGCCCACAACCTCGTCCTGCTCGGCGACCCCCAACAACTACCCCAGGTCGTCCAGGGCGTGCACTCCGAGGGCGCCGACGCCTCGGCCCTGCAACACCTGATGGGCGAAGCAGCCATCATCGACCCCGCCCTGGGCTACTTCCTGGACCAGACCCGGCGCATGCACCCCGCGGTGTGTGCCCCCGTCTCGGCCCTGTCCTACCAGGGACGCCTCCAAGCCCACCCCTGCACCGTCCACCGCACGCTCTCCACCCTGTCCCCGGGCGTGTACACCAGCCCCGTCCACCACAGCGGCCGTACCACCCACAGCCCCGAAGAGGTCGAGCAGGTGGTGGCCGCCGCCCGCCGCCTGGTCACCGAACACCTCACCACCGACCCCGAACAGGGCCCGCGCCCGCTGACCGGCCAAGACATCCTGGTGGTGGCCCCCTACAACCTGCAGGTGCGCACCCTGCGCCAGGCCCTGGCCCACGCCCAGCAGGACACTCCCGCCCTGGAGGGGGTGCGGGTGGGCACCGTGGACAAGTTCCAGGGCCAGGAAGCCGCCGCCGTCATCTGCTCCATGACCACCTCCAACGCCGCCGAGACCAGCCGCGGCCCCTCTTTCGTCCTGGATCGCAACCGCCTCAACGTCGCCCTCTCGCGCGCCCAGCTCCTGGCCCTGGTGGTGCACTCACCCGACCTGCTCACCACCGCCCCGCGCACCATCGACGAACTCCGCCTGCTGGCCTCCTTCACCGGGCTGGTCAGCTCCGCCCGGCCCTGGCCCGACCACTGA